A genomic segment from Triticum dicoccoides isolate Atlit2015 ecotype Zavitan chromosome 1A, WEW_v2.0, whole genome shotgun sequence encodes:
- the LOC119362825 gene encoding hydroxyproline O-galactosyltransferase GALT3-like — translation MRNCSGVILIVSLAALLFLLSPSPLTTHQPATYPAGSVADLLPSLPGLSGLYPAPANSTSHLSWHLLRPILSRSDAIPGTAAGVLEAAAAWRNLTVAVAAGSNQETRDASCRASVDGDLRARGVKIPCGLAEGAAVTVVAVPKQGAARFQAELVGGGGEVVACFNVSLGPSGMVVEQSSWTREDGWGEWERCPPLGHIGSNSSWQLSPVDALVRCNQQVSVNNIQGSSNTTQNVSANQLEDEKRLKGRAHFSGSTAIAEGEPFTATLWAGAEGFHLTVNGRHETSFAYRERLEPWSVAEVKVSGDLELLSILANGLPVSEDVDMASVELLKAPPVPKKRIFLLVGVFSTGNNFKRRMALRRTWMQYESVRSGEVAVRFFTGLHKNEQVNMELWREAQLYGDIQFMPFVDYYTLITLKTVAICMFGTKIMPAKYIMKTDDDAFVRIDEVISSLKKANPHGLLYGLMSFQSSPHRDKDSKWFISPKEWPLETYPPWAHGPGYIISRDVAKFVVQGHQERTLQLFRLEDVAMGIWIQRYKDSGQQVNYANDERFYNEGCDSDYILAHYQSPRLMMCLWEKLRKESQAVCCE, via the exons ATGAGGAATTGCTCCGGCGTGATcctcatcgtctccctcgccgccctgctcttcctcctctcgccgtccCCCCTCACCACCCACCAGCCCGCCACCTACCCCGCCGGCTCAGTCGCCGACCTCCTGCCCTCCCTCCCCGGGCTCTCGGGCCTTTACCCGGCGCCCGCCAACTCCACCTCGCACCTCTCCTGGCACCTCCTCCGCCCCATCCTTTCCCGCTCCGATGCGATCCCGGGCACCGCCGCGGGCGTCCTCGAGGCGGCCGCCGCCTGGCGCAACCTCACCGTCGCCGTCGCAGCCGGCAGCAACCAAGAGACCCGCGACGCGAGCTGCCGGGCGTCCGTGGATGGAGATCTGCGCGCCCGTGGGGTCAAGATCCCGTGCGGGCTCGCGGAGGGCGCCGCGGTGACGGTGGTGGCGGTGCCCAAGCAAGGGGCGGCCAGGTTCCAGGCGGAGTTGGTGGGGGGAGGCGGCGAGGTGGTGGCGTGCTTCAATGTGAGCCTCGGGCCTTCTGGGATGGTGGTGGAGCAGAGTTCTTGGACCCGTGAGGACGGCTGGGGGGAGTGGGAGCGGTGCCCGCCGCTTGGTCACATCGGCAGCAACAGCAGTTGGCAACTAAG TCCGGTCGATGCCCTTGTTCGTTGCAATCAGCAAGTGAGTGTGAATAACATTCAGGGGAGTAGCAACACCACACAGAATGTTAGTGCGAACCAGCTTGAAGATGAAAAGAGGCTCAAAGGACGTGCACATTTCAGTGGCAGTACTGCAATTGCCGAAGGAGAACCTTTTACAGCAACACTGTGGGCTGGTGCTGAGGGGTTCCATTTGACAGTAAATGGGAGGCACGAGACATCGTTTGCATACAGAGAG AGGTTGGAGCCATGGTCAGTAGCAGAAGTCAAGGTCTCTGGGGATTTGGAGCTCCTATCAATCTTGGCTAATGGATTGCCAGTTTCAGAAGATGTAGACATGGCTAGTGTTGAGCTTCTGAAGGCCCCACCTGTTCCAAAGAAGCGGATTTTTCTTCTTGTTGGTGTTTTCTCTACTGGAAACAACTTCAAGCGCCGGATGGCTTTGAGGCGAACATGGATGCAATATGAGTCTGTCCGCTCAGGCGAAGTAGCCGTGCGGTTTTTCACTGGCCTT CATAAGAATGAGCAGGTCAATATGGAATTATGGAGAGAAGCTCAGCTGTATGGTGATATCCAGTTTATGCCATTTGTTGACTACTATACCTTGATCACTCTAAAGACTGTTGCAATTTGTATGTTTGGG ACCAAAATTATGCCTGCAAAGTACATCATGAAAACAGATGACGATGCTTTTGTTAGGATCGATGAAGTCATCTCTAGCCTGAAGAAGGCGAACCCCCATGGTCTCTTGTATGGTCTTATGTCTTTCCAGTCTTCACCACACAGAGACAAGGATAGCAAGTGGTTTATCAGTCCAAAG GAATGGCCTCTTGAAACATATCCGCCGTGGGCTCATGGTCCCGGATACATAATTTCAAGGGACGTTGCTAAATTTGTGGTTCAAGGTCACCAAGAACGAACACTTCAG CTATTTAGACTTGAAGACGTGGCGATGGGAATATGGATCCAGCGATACAAAGACAGTGGTCAGCAAGTGAACTACGCCAACGATGAGCGCTTCTACAACGAAGGATGCGACTCTGATTACATCCTCGCCCACTATCAGAGCCCGAGGCTCATGATGTGCCTGTGGGAGAAGCTCCGGAAGGAATCTCAAGCGGTATGCTGCGAATAA
- the LOC119362832 gene encoding dihydrolipoyl dehydrogenase 1, mitochondrial-like, whose product MALAILARRRAAEAVARRAHAPGAAALSAWRAYAAAAEESDVVVVGGGPGGYVAAIKAAQLGLKTTCIEKRGTLGGTCLNVGCIPSKALLHSSHMYHEAKTSFAHHGVKISNLEVDLPAMMAQKDKAVAGLTKGIEGLFKKNKVTYVKGFGKLTSPSEVSVDLVDGGNTVVKGKNIIIATGSDVKSLPGITIDEKKIVSSTGALCLSGIPKKMVVIGAGYIGLEMGSVWNRLGTEVTVVEFAPDIVPSMDGEIRKQFQRMLQKQKMKFMLKTKVVGVDTSGDGVKLTLEPSAGGEQSILEADIVLVSAGRTPYTAGLGLDAIGVEMDKAGRILVDKRFMTNVSGVYAIGDAIPGPMLAHKAEEDGVACVEFLAGKEGHVDYDLVPGVVYTHPEVASVGKTEEQVKASGIAYRVGKFPLMANSRAKAIDDAEGMVKVVADKETDKILGVHIMAQNAGEIIHEAVLALQYGASSEDVARICHAHPTVSEALKEACLQTHSKAIHI is encoded by the exons ATGGCGCTGGCTATCCTGGCGAGgcggagggcggcggaggccgtGGCGCGGCGGGCGCACGCCCCcggggcggcggcgctgtccgCGTGGAGGGcgtacgcggcggcggcggaggagagcgACGTCGTGGTGGTCGGCGGCGGGCCGGGAGGGTACGTGGCGGCCATCAAGGCGGCGCAGCTGGGGCTCAAGACCACCTGCATCGAGAAGCGGGGCACCCTCGGCGGCACCTGCCTCAACGTCGGCTGCATCCCCTCCAAG GCTCTGTTGCACTCTTCTCATATGTACCATGAAGCAAAGACTTCTTTTGCACACCATGGAGTGAAAATCTCTAATCTGGAAGTGGATCTCCCAGCCATGATGGCGCAGAAAGACAAGGCCGTGGCCGGGTTAACAAAAGGAATCGAAGGCCTCTTTAAGAAGAACAAAGTGACATATGTCAAAGGCTTTGGGAAACTTACTTCCCCTTCAGAAGTATCGGTTGATTTGGTTGATGGTGGCAACACTGTTGTCAAAGGAAAGAACATCATCATTGCCACTGGATCTGATGTAAAATCACTTCCTGGGATCACAATTGATGAGAAGAAGATTGTCTCATCTACTGGCGCCCTGTGCTTGTCAGGTATCCCAAAGAAAATGGTTGTCATTGGAGCTGGTTACATTGGCCTGGAAATGGGTTCAGTCTGGAACCGTCTTGGGACAGAGGTCACTGTTGTTGAATTTGCTCCAGACATAGTCCCATCAATGGATGGTGAAATCAGGAAGCAGTTCCAGCGCATGTTGCAGAAGCAGAAAATGAAGTTTATGCTCAAGACAAAGGTGGTCGGAGttgatacctctggagacggggtgaAGCTAACACTTGAGCCTTCAGCTGGAGGTGAGCAGAGCATTCTTGAAGCAGATATCGTTCTCGTCTCTGCTGGAAGGACCCCATATACTGCCGGGCTCGGGCTGGATGCCATTGGGGTTGAGATGGACAAGGCTGGCAGGATCCTCGTCGATAAGCGGTTCATGACCAATGTGAGTGGAGTTTATGCGATCGGCGATGCCATCCCTGGGCCCATGCTTGCCCACAAAGCCGAAGAGGATGGTGTGGCATGTGTTGAGTTCCTCGCTGGCAAGGAAGGTCACGTCGACTATGACTTGGTGCCTGGTGTGGTCTACACACACCCGGAGGTGGCATCCGTTGGGAAGACGGAGGAGCAGGTGAAGGCCTCAGGAATTGCCTACCGAGTCGGCAAATTCCCGCTCATGGCAAACAGCCGTGCGAAGGCTATCGATGATGCCGAGGGGATGGTTAAGGTCGTGGCTGACAAGGAAACCGACAAGATTCTTGGTGTGCACATAATGGCGCAGAATGCTGGAGAGATCATCCATGAAGCTGTGCTTGCCCTACAGTATGGAGCATCCAGCGAGGATGTTGCCCGAATATGCCATGCACATCCCACTGTGAGTGAAGCCCTCAAGGAGGCTTGCTTGCAAACCCATTCTAAGGCCATCCACatatga